Part of the Quercus lobata isolate SW786 chromosome 6, ValleyOak3.0 Primary Assembly, whole genome shotgun sequence genome, GTGCAAAGAGACAATCTCCCAAACAGGCAGAGTGGACAACTAGGGAGATTATccttattaaaacaaaaggactCACTAGTAGCAAGAGAGAATTTTGCAATGACATGAGTTGCATAATTACTCTCCCTTTTAACCCAACGAAAACAACACTGAACAAAACCTACTTTAAGATTTAAAATACTACAGACTAAATTTACCAATAGACCAGTTTGGAATAACATCTTCAACGGACAGGGGGTCAAAACATCACTTTGCACCTCTTTCAATAACGATATGTGACCATCTTTCTTGGATTGCTAACTGGGCAGCCCACAAAATTGCATTGGCTTCAGCTACAATAGGGGGACAAGGATGGTGAGTCTTGGGACTAGGCTTTGGATACTATGCCATTGTCATCTCTAGCAACAACTGCAAGGGCAGAAGAAGACTCGGCTACAGCTGCATCAATGTTAAGTTTTATCCATCCTAGGGGAGGGGGCTCCCATCTAAATACAGCCGGTGCAGCAAAGGAGGGCTTTTTTGATTCCAGCAAGTTGAAAATTCAAGGAACTTGAAGTTTATCTGCATTATGGAGTTTGGAATGTCAACCTGTCCCTCTTGAAAAGAAACTAGATTTCATCAAGAATGAGAGCCATGTTAAGGGAATAAGCCATTGGTCTTCAGAAGGGCATAGAGCTTAAGGAGGGTCCAAAATTAGCTTGACGATGTCCGTGCAGGGAGAAATATGGTGCTCATCAGACCTGAAACCCCATCAGATTGCTTTCGCAACTGGGCATCCAAACAATAGATGGCAACAAGTCTCCACTTCAAAACCATAAAGGAGACAAGAGGGGTCATAAATATTGATTCTTTTGAGCAGATTGTCCTTTGTTGGTAAGGAATTAGAGCCAACAACATTTTTGAAGGACAGTTCTCAGAAATCATTTGGGAAGCCAATTTAAGTTGATATCTTTTTCAGCCACCTCTACCTTAAGCTCGGTGAGGAATTCCTTGATAGGCTCCCATAACCTGGCCCTCTCTTCGTCACATACCACAAGCTTTAACTGCTCAAGATCCATTATTGATTCTGGAAACTGAGTACGCAATCTCAAGCACCCTTTCATGTTGAGCTCTTTTAAATTACACAACTCACCAATGTGTTTTGGCAACTTCATAATGCTTAAGCAGTCAGATATGTCTAAAATGCTTAACTTATGGAGGCTTTTGATTGAATCTGGTAGCTCTGACAAATCAGTACATGACCTAAGCCTTAGCACTTCTAAATTCACTAGCTTTCCAATTTTTTCTGGCAGTGCAAACAACTTATGACAGTTGGTGATGCTGATTTTTTTGAGGTGGATGATATCACATAGCCCAACAGGCAATTCCTCTAGATCATTGCAATAATCAATGCTTATCTCCGTCAAATTTGGAAATGCATCAGAAACTTGAATTGTACAATCCTCAAAAGCCTTACCAATATTACACATAAACAAGGATATTTTCTTCAAACTCTTCAATGGTACTAGGGTCTTGCAAAGCGAAGAAATTGAAACCTTCTCTAATCTAATTCTTTTTAAATTGGGTAGAGACCTGAGCAATTGAAAATTGCTTATTTTGGAATGAAAGAAACCAAAATTATTGATTATCAAAACCTTGAGTTTATCCATTTTCTCCACAAAATCAGGTAAGGTGTAATTCtttgaatgaaaattcaaaactagaACCTCAACTTTGGATCCTTGAATGTTGCACCAACTGGACGAGAATAATTCATCTGCAAAAAGAATGTTATACAATGTGACAAGCCATCAATATTATGTAAATTACATATTGTGTATGTCTGTGTGTGTCTTTGATAGAGAGAAAATGTGCCAACCTGTTGAGATAGATAGTAGGCGAGCATTAATGAGTTGCTGTTTTTGTTCTGTCCACCACTTTGGTAGATTGTTTCCACTTATGTTAATAATCAGTCTTGGCCTTTGTCCTACAGACTCCTGGCTGCTCTGATGCATAGCAAGCTCTCTAAGAATATCATGTTGTGTGACAAAGTCTTCGTTGTAATAGCTTTTGACCTCACTTGCATCTTTCCTGTGAGTgggaaaaattaaaagcttAGAACATATTCAAAAATTTCAGCTTCACATAGGAAAAATATATGTTCCATTATCACCcaacaaaattaagaatataatgACATAACAAAGGGAAATCGATACTATCAGTTTCCATCTACAATAATTATATTCAAGTGTATGCCAGACAAGATGCAAAAAGGTGTTAactataaaatttgaaatacccCTCTTTGCTAGGGCACGGTAATTGGAAACTTGGAATCTCTTATTGTTTCTAGATTGGCATAAGTTTCCTTTTTTCTAGATCTTGTTAGTaatcatatttcaaatcaatggTATGAAAAATCCTAAATTGGCCATCGACATGCTAAATAAACTATAATAACATTTATCAAATGCCATCAGAAGTTAATTAAAccataagaaaaatattttgggcCTTAACGCCAGGTATAGAGTTACAACACAATACAACTAGAAACTAGCAGTAATCACGTGAAGAAATCACAAAACAAGAAAACTGTAGTATAGAGATAAAAGCCAGCATACCTTGCCATCACAAGACTAGCCAGATTTCGAATGGTGAGTTCTTGCAAATTGGCAATGGCTTGGATGCCATCCTCATCAAGTTCATATAATTCTGCCCACATATCAATGAGTGCAGCAGCAGGGATCCTTTGGTCTTCGGGAAATGAACCTAGGTCCATGAAACATTCTTTAATGATGACCTTGTCATCTGAAAATTCTAGGCTTTTTTGAAGATGAGCAAGCAGCTCCGTATcagaactaaaataaaattgaccatCAGACCATTTCATTAGTCTACTGTGCCATACTACTGCATGCTGCCCACACAGTGAGCCACCAATCACTTTAATGACTAGTGGGAATCCCCCACAGCCTCTTACTATCTGCAATTCAAGGAACCAGATAAACTCAATTATTGTTTTGAGGTTAAAGGGGTAATTTTTGGCTCAAGCAAAGCTTAAATGTATGTGTATGGAAACATATATATATctcacagattttttttttttttaataagcttTTTATATCTCTCACAGATTGACAAGGTACCTTTTTGACTTCTTCTTCTGCTGGAAGATAAGAGCTCCCATCATGTAGGGATGCTGAGCGATGGAAAAGAGTCATTGCATCAACATCATCTAGTGGTTTTAAGTGATATGTAAATTTAAATCTTGGAAATGCAGTTCTTGAAGTAACCAAGATCTTGTAATTGGGAAGATCAAACTTAAACATTTCAGGAAGGGATTCTGATCCAGGCCAGACATCATCTAGGATCAACAATATAGGATTAGGGCTAAGATGATTCAGCAGTTGTGACAGCTGGTCGATTGCATCTTCATcactttgaatttgaaaattaggCTGCACATCcttataatttaatagtttCTGCACAATGACCTTCACATTGGGAGTTTTTGAAACATTCACAAAGAGAATATTGTCCTCAAACATTCCTGTCCAAATGCAATGTAGTTAGAAAACTGCCACAGAGGCACATTTCATATCCCATAATATTACACAAATAATGTCCAAGTCATATGAACAGAATACCCAATCCCAATCGCAGCAAACGGTGAGatgtgagaaatttttttttaatgaaaaacacCACCAATTATGAAGATATGAgaatttcctttaaaaaaaaaaaaaaaaaataaccatctCGTTTCTTTTACTACATTAATTCATTTTAGGATTCAACAAAGAAGTTCacaatgtattttgtttttgctactACCTAACGGTTTAGGTTACTATGAAGGATCCACATACTAGCACTATAAATAACTTCAAGAGTATGCAAACTATATTTCCCAAAACACTAACCGATTAGAAAGTAAAATTAAACACTGACACACAAAAGAGATGGAATTACCTCTAATTTGATCATCCTGACAAAGCATTTGGACCAATGTGGTCTTCCCACATCCTCCAGGAGCAGTCAGTAGAAGCAGCTGGACCTCCTCCTTCAACAGCAGCGTCTTCAACTCCTTCATTGGCATATCAAACCCGACTGTAAAATCCGGGGGATCACGAACTGTGCACGGCACTCCTTTTCTATCCACAACCGAATCCACTTTCTGCAGAATAAGATTCACATTTACCAAAGTCCTCAACCCATTCCTTGCGCTATGTACTTGCAAATCAACCTGACAGAACCTGACAATTTCTTTGTCCAACTCTTCAAGTTTGTAAGAGTAATAGACTTTGAAACAATAGTTCCACCACCGGATTTTCAAGCACTTGCGAACCAGCTTCTCTccctttttcatatttttgatcaAGTTCTCTGTTTCCACTTTTCGGAGATCAAGTTGTTCGCTTAATTGTGTTATTTCGTTGACCATTGGTGCCAAATTATTTAACGTGGATTCTAGGCGTTTAAGAATGGGTTTGAACATACGGGCTTTGCTTACCACATCCTTAACCGTGTCATGTAACACTGCAAAGCCCTCACCAAATGCTGCCCCAAGAGCAGCCCCTCCAACAAATGCTGCTGCCATAGCTTTGCTTCAAAGATTCTATATCCAATATAGTATTTGGAAACCTAATTGAGAAACTAAGACTTCACTCACTCTACCCAACTATgcaaaatgcaattttttttttttttttgggatgactgtgatttttatttaaataaataaaaattgcaatacAGTGGTGAACTAGCAGTGAGACCTGAAAATATGCAATACAGTGTAAAACTAGCAGTGAGACCTGAAAATTGCAAAGCTAAATCAACACTTTATAtactacaaaaaatttataaacatcTCTCGTTCAATTTCTTAGTGGTTCTCAGGAAACGGAGCGGAAGGCATATCAATTGATCGCTCAGTACAGGCCGAGTACCaattataaatatgaaaaaagagATCACATCTCAACGGCTTCTTCTTTCGTAGGAAAGAAACAAATGAAAGGGAAATAAAACTGTAGAAGacacaaataattaaaagattACATACGGTTTTCTGTTTCTCCGCAATTGCGCATCTTTACCTTCAACCTGGAAGCGTCCTTTCAGAACTcggaacttctttttttttttagaaagcaGAACTCGGAACTAGAAGCGAAGCAACAAACAGGTGACATTTTTACtaaattacttttcttttttttttgacttcgTACTAAATTACTATTATTGCCTTATTGGTttggtaataaaaaattaataaatatagaaGTTAAAAATTTGTGAGAGAGGGATAATATTGCTCTGATCTCAGTCCTCGTTCACCTACCCCACTCAAACTTTAGGAGAAATTATTTGCTCCTCCCAAGGTGAGGAGTATCAATAAAAAGCAGCtcgtattaaaaaaaaaagccgaGTCAGCAACCATACTTGCTATAATACTTCAgccttttaaaaacaaatattgaaatACACTTTCACTTCTAATCTTACTTATTGAGCATCAACAACGGGCTTGTTATATGCCAAATGTAAAGAACATTTGGCATACAGGCCCAAAAATTGATCCACAACCGGAAGGCCATATGGTAaaagccaaaatttttttgagatttagctacagtaccatctcaaatgtaagatggtactgtagctaaatggtataaaaaaaataattttttaatgctttttaccCGGCAATTTCTCTCTCCCgtctcattttttctctttcttttctctctcttccttctctctttctcatccccTTTCTCTCTCGCCTACCATATTGATGATTCCTTTGAACAACCTCATAGCTCACTGCAACGTCATCTGTATCCGTTGGCTCTTGCACAGCGGACCTGACACCCATGAAGAGCTCTTGGACCATCACTTGGCGAAGGAACAAAAACCTACCCTTGACGACGATGAGGCTGAGCTGCTAAATCGTCGCTGACTCACAAGCACTCGGCGCGAGGCACTGAGTCTCTACAGGGACATCCTCAGGGCTTCCCAGTTCTTCACGTGGACCGATTCGCGGGGCATCCTGTGGCGAGACATACTAAGAGTAAACGCCCAGAAGGAGTTCGAAGCTGCCTGGTTCGAGACCGACCCAGAAATTGTGACCTGGTTGCTTCTTGGTGGTCAAGATGCTGTGGAATCGGCTCTCGAAAAGCTCGCAGAGAAACAAAGGCAAGAAATTGAGAAGGAACGTTGTGATGGTGGAGATTGACGGTGATTGTTGACCTTCTGTACATTTTGATCTTGATTTCgatctctttatttttgtatttgtaattgtaattgAAATTGTAATTTGTGGTTTGCCGTGGTTGCCGGAGTTAGGGGTTGTTATTGctattagtttgatttgattttgttttctctatggGTTTCTGGGTTTCAATGGCCATGAGTTTGTGGCTTGGGTTTCTGGGGTTTCAAGAAAACAAACGTTTGGGTATGTTCTTcgcggtggtggtggttgcagagttgtttggattttaggtttttgtttttatttgggttttagtatatattattttattgtgtagaaatattattttaatgagtagaataggaaaataaaaattgggatgttgggagtattgtaaaattgtattgtataattgataaagtgactttttgggatggtaaaataggatgagATGAGAATTCCGACTGTGGATGCTCCGCTGCTtcaccaaaaattctaaaacccaaAAGTTTCCAAACAGCCCagctctcttctctctccctccctgcatcattgaagaaatttttctttgcatgAACAAGCTTTATGAGATTTTGAACTAACTTTGTTCTTGGGTCTAACTTTTTCTAGCTTGTTTCCCCCTCTTCCCCTATGATTGAAGTAGTTGTTGGAATCCAATGAGTACCATCACAACTAACCATGGTTGATCAAGGTATGTTACAAAGTCTCATTTCACTCTTCAAAGTATCATTTTCTTGCTCTGTTCTATCTCTATGTAGTTTATAATATAGTGCCTTCTACATGTTTGATAAAAAGCCCaagataaaaaagttttaaaagaatgaaatttttatttttattttctttctatttagtTTTCCTGACTACGAGCCCTTGTTTTTAACTTTAGATTGCAAGTCTTTTATTTTAGAATGAGTCTTTAACTGAGACCTTAAGTTCAGTATTATAACGTTGCTAGgttcctctctctttttattttattttatttttattttattttgcatttgattgttgCTATTGCTGATGCATTTGAATGTTGTGGTGTTTTTAATCATAGATATTAGAATCAATGAGGAAGGTGTTGAAGATATTGAAACTTTGTTTGGAATGGTGGTGCATAGTGAGGATGAAgcatataaattgaaactttGCTTGAAATGAGACTTTGCTTGTGTGGTTTTTTGGAATAGTTGTTTTGATTTGGAGTTGTAAATGCTTTAGTAGCTCTGTGGTACTTGCATTAGTTTGTTTGTCTGAGAGAGTGTGTTAGCTGTTAGTTATTGTATTTATGAATGATAGTTGTGTTGGTGTTTAGATctcattgtaaaattttaatcattttgataataaaatttcatttggtAGACAGTTTAGTAATGTTGGACAGCTTGTTGTTCCTAAGTACATGAACTGTTTTTGAGAAGTGACGCTTGTTGAATAACAGGGTAGTTTGTTGGCAATGTTATTAGAGGGCAATTTCTTATTGAAGTTTAAGTCTTGTTTTGATGGATTgactcttcaaaaaaataaggTGCTCCttcatcttaaaaaaatatgcaCAATGCTAAATTCTAATATGTTAGAAAGTTTTGTTATTGAAATATCAAGGTATTACTAATTGGAAGAATGTGTTGGAGTATTACTGTGCTTCTACATTTTGTTCTTTAgtgtttcatttttgttttctgctTGAAACTTTAATGTGTTTCTTAAAGAGGCTTTATTGTATTTGATTACTAACATTTGAAATTGTATTTAGGAGCATACAAATTGGACCAATGAGGATACACTACATGACCATCTTGGAGATGGGACATTTGTTGCCGTGTTATTGTTGGTAGAGATGCAGAGTGTCTTGGTTTGCTGCTTTGTTTGAGAGAGTATGTTATTTGGGTTCAAGCTTGCATGTTTTTGGGCTACTGTTTACTATGTGATGAAGTAGAAATGTTTGTATTAGATGTGTGAACTGACAAGATGCTGAATTAGTGAATGCATTGACAAATGGAAAAAGCTACTTTGCTGAGGCAGGATTAATTTTGGTTGATATTAGGTGACTTATGTTAAACTTTGAATCAATTTCCTTTCATGTAGTGTAAAAAAACTTGTAACTATGTAGCTAGTGAGTTgtaaaattttctcaagaaaagGAAGAGCCTTTGGTGGGAATTAAAGGAatgttctttgtttttgttagcCATTGTACTGAAAGATATTTCTCAATAAATCAAGTCTTTAGTTTTACAATGGTTATATTATAATTGTCCACACCACAAGTTCACAAAAACTGCTTATAATCagcatttgaattgaaaatgcTTTTCATTGTTATTAGATATATTCAATTGGATAAATAATAAGTTGAACTATACAATTTTTTACTAGAGGATGAGAAGgcataacaaaagaaaatatacaaaaaggAATGTAATCTAACATTTCCTATAAATAGGCCTATTTTCATTGCCTTCgaaatacaaaaataactattGCAGCTTTCACTTCTCTAATCTTTAGTTACTTGATTGATCTTCCAACTTGAGAACTTGTCAAAAACCTTCCAAGTTGAATACTCATATGATAACTTCTGagtcaaataattttttcttggatttagTTGTGTAAAACCATTTGAGAAacgttaggttctaaagacttaggatcttatgtatttagaactctaatgtgtattgttgacaaaccatgatcaaaacaaaatgtttagtcgtgtttagacttgctcaaagttgtgtcatttatgtaaagttggatttaagttgaTGTAGATTTAATAGTGCATTTCGGcctagttcgatcgatcgaagcttaggctcgatcaattgaAATTCGGGCAAAATGcgtttttctgtagaattccaactcagccctaattcatttaaaacgtttagagttttgtgttttttccctaggtatataaggcaaactcTAGctacgttttagtgttgctcatattgctgtttgtgtaaatctcttgtaagatctgtgaggagctttcctttacacaaacttaggattatcaagaaggagattcgttcaagaacttgatgattaTTCAGTtactgccataagaacttaaagaaacacaagtgggtgtgcttgtacttgttgaagaatccaagaaagtaggagtccgtggtctcggagtTTGtacatggtcgtgtcagtaagtttctactggtgtgtagcaataggatgttagtggtctaagtcctattgtaaaatttcgattttttcatagtggattcaggtttaccttgagaatagctaggttaaatcttccccaagtttttaacggtttggtttcctgggtgatcatattattgttttatttatctttccgctactatgcatgatatgattgtttgattatgataacctagatttgaaatttagactaagtaataacttggctaattaactaggttaatccaattgtgttttaaggggtctaaaaaatcacaagtggtatcagagcgggttgctctcttgttgttgatcttttgatcactaagctgatccttgacccctgttgtcatggaacacggacattctcttgttattcctcatcactttgatgggaataagcttattggaaagtaaggatgaaagcattcctgaaatcaattaatgagagagtctggaacttcgtcgaatacggatgggagaagcccactacttctgttagtgagtggcaaacttctcaaaaagaagtagCCGCATTCAATAGTAAagttatgaatgctatctttaacgctgtttctatggaggaatttaagagaatctctaatgttgaggttgctcatactgcttggaatatcctccagattgtgcatgaaggcacaaagactgtcaaaattaataaattgcagcaattaacttctaaatttgaaagcattaggatgtttgatgatgaatcttttgatgaattctatgctaaacttaatgatattgttaattctgcatataacttgggtgaaatctatgatcaacctaaaattgttaggaagatacttagatctttgactgaaaaTTTTAGACCTAAAGTGACTGCTATCACTGagagtaaggatgtggactccatcactgttgatgaacttgtaggatctcttcaatcctatgagttggacctacctaagactagcaaatccaaatcaatgactcttaagtcagttgatgatgttgatgttggtggatttgatgataaaCTCTCTGCTACAAAGATTGCTTACCTTGTTAAGAATTTTAGGAATTTCCTTAGAAACAACAACAGAAGGGCAAGAGATaagaacactgctgaacctagaaattttaggaagaatgatcccactaaggttaacaacattgataaacctagagaaaaagtaggccaatcttctaataattctatgggtcctcagtgttttggatgtcaagggtatggtcacatgaaatctgaatgtcctacttacttgaagtctaagggtaaggctatggctgtaacctttagtgatggtgaagtttctgatgatgagtcTGGTTATGACAAGGATGGAAATCTcgttgctttcactgctactgctatAGTCAATGAAAGCGTATCTGCTGAAGAGAActcttctgatggggaactctctgaggatgtagatcttcaagaagcctataataaactttgcaaagttgctgccaagaatgctatgaatgttgaattaggcttaaagaaaattacttctcttgagcttgataagaaaaatttgcttgttaaattacTTGATGCTATtgaacttttgaataatgtgaagactgagaacatgcttttgcttgataaagttaagaatttggaacatgagctttctgttgctagagaacaatcTAATAGGTCTGCTAGTACCAAACTTGATCATATGCttagtgttcaaaagtcttcttcCGAAAAAACTGGgctaggttttgtagaaagtaTCAATGTGTCAGCACCTAATTCCACTATCTTTGTTCCTTTATCTTCTTTtgaaccccctgtgagtgaggttgtgaGTGAGGTTATCAAACCCttagaagttacacctcctaggaagattagggttgaacTGAAAGAGTTTAAACCTAAGCAGTCTACCCTTTCTAAggacaagtcacatgataaacctgcatgggtttgtcatttttgtggaaagtctggaaatattcgtccaaactgttataagctgcaagctgctaagagagcaaacaaaccaaaagtacctgtgcctcaagcataAGATCCTATGATACTCATTGGTGaatttggatgcaaaaggctcaatctaattgagtctttctgacatggtccttgtgcttcgttgctattctttgtgaccattgttctttggttttttgttttctttatttctaggatttgcattgcataacatacatgcatttcattctaggttgtttttgtttattttttttaataaaataaaaaaggaagaaaaaggaagcaaattgtgttttgcactattttcttggtttttgaaaacaaggttggccaatttattttcacataacatgttttttgtattttgtttagctttaatgagcttacttattacactttactagttgaaactttgtagtgcatgttgtgtgggaaagatgtttatggttttgatcactttggcttgatcttgaagtcacatgttttttactgtcggacttgaacctttagagaaaggcataaataatcatctcaccattgttcactagccaatcatgaacaccttagtgcatatcgtaagattttgtgctcgaaaaagtgtagcacatgcacaaaaaaatcataaggtgtagcctcgatttaaatgctaaaattggtgtgtacattattggacttaaagctaaatcaaataaatgctaaaattggtgtgtatattatcccggctattttaataagtttctaaataattaaaatttgtgtgtacaatatgaggcaaaatcaagaaacttacatgattgcaaacttatgatccaggagatgtgggagttatatgatgtaactcttttggatatagtctctttcaaattctatgtgatgaattttgtagactttgtgtttaattgctatacacatatcacctcacttgtatctcaagcttttgctagttgcacacactacacaagttactttttgctaaacattgtatatgttattgtgtgtgtctttggtctgaccaactaagtttgcaaatactttgagtttttaTGCGAAACAATTTTGATGCTTGAGAATTTATGGAAAATGcttgaaaatcttaattttgggaaaactgggtttaaaactttgtttttgaaaaatattacgTCACATACttatgcattttgttcatcaatttcaatgctttgaggtgTTTCTAAAATGTgtctttgttattttcaaaaactgtgttttttctcaaaaattttgtgAGCCTCTGTCTActtcgattgatccaatctatttttcgatcaatcgaaattgttttaaaatttttaaggaaGCCTCTGTCTGCTTCAATTGATCCAAtttgtttttcgatcaatcgaaattgtttttaaaatttttaaagaagcctctgtctgtttcgatcaatcaaaaatcgtGAATcagctttttttaaaaagcagaGTTTGACTTGTTCAAACTTAACTTTCAGAAACTTTTTCAAACCTTTTTCATTCTCCAAATTGGACAAGGCTCGCCCACAAAtattttgtcgttttccttcggattttttgcaaggttttcctcTCTATAAGCTGGTAAGTCCATTCTGCcattccttttgcattttatttcatgttttcatgcatttcattggGTATTTTTGGAACTTTTcaatttgggatttttgatgattcaagtcactttttttgaaattgatcattgggttttgttcCTATAATGTTATAATCATGATCTATgatgtttaatttgatcaatttggtgttttgtgcgaaattgaaaattctagggcttgtttTTATccgaatttggggattttgttcaaattggtgtaaattgatgaaattgacttgttgaattgatgtaattgatcattattttatgtattctatcttgtgtgatgatcaatttgtcaattttttacaaattgaatgagtggtttttcaaatttttggggtatttgttagaaactctatgctcaagccaattttgtgaacttgaacttaatttgaacttaattgcattgcattagggcatgcatcatgacatttaatttgttcatacatcatatagatttttgttctattttgtttttgtactaacttgcagtctgcccttggttctTGTTGTTTTTTCTGCTTTATGTCCTTGTCCTTAttctagcaccatgcctaggaagactagagcccataggaccccatccacttcctct contains:
- the LOC115994397 gene encoding probable disease resistance protein At5g66900 — its product is MAAAFVGGAALGAAFGEGFAVLHDTVKDVVSKARMFKPILKRLESTLNNLAPMVNEITQLSEQLDLRKVETENLIKNMKKGEKLVRKCLKIRWWNYCFKVYYSYKLEELDKEIVRFCQVDLQVHSARNGLRTLVNVNLILQKVDSVVDRKGVPCTVRDPPDFTVGFDMPMKELKTLLLKEEVQLLLLTAPGGCGKTTLVQMLCQDDQIRGMFEDNILFVNVSKTPNVKVIVQKLLNYKDVQPNFQIQSDEDAIDQLSQLLNHLSPNPILLILDDVWPGSESLPEMFKFDLPNYKILVTSRTAFPRFKFTYHLKPLDDVDAMTLFHRSASLHDGSSYLPAEEEVKKIVRGCGGFPLVIKVIGGSLCGQHAVVWHSRLMKWSDGQFYFSSDTELLAHLQKSLEFSDDKVIIKECFMDLGSFPEDQRIPAAALIDMWAELYELDEDGIQAIANLQELTIRNLASLVMARKDASEVKSYYNEDFVTQHDILRELAMHQSSQESVGQRPRLIINISGNNLPKWWTEQKQQLINARLLSISTDELFSSSWCNIQGSKVEVLVLNFHSKNYTLPDFVEKMDKLKVLIINNFGFFHSKISNFQLLRSLPNLKRIRLEKVSISSLCKTLVPLKSLKKISLFMCNIGKAFEDCTIQVSDAFPNLTEISIDYCNDLEELPVGLCDIIHLKKISITNCHKLFALPEKIGKLVNLEVLRLRSCTDLSELPDSIKSLHKLSILDISDCLSIMKLPKHIGELCNLKELNMKGCLRLRTQFPESIMDLEQLKLVVCDEERARLWEPIKEFLTELKVEVAEKDINLNWLPK